GAAGAGGGGGATTTGAACAACAGTTGTTATTATGTAAAAGGGGCGTTATTATGAAAGTCAGCAAAGCGCTATCTGATGTAAGGGGAATGGTCAATGTCCACGTTGATAGTTGGCTAATAATAATCAATAAAAGTGAATACATAAACTGCCGTTTTTCATAAATTAATGTGGTCATGATGTGAGAGGAGTGAAGAGAATGAGGAATGAGCAAGAAATGTTTGAATTAATAATTTCAGTTGCCAAAAACGACGAAAGAATTAGAGCTGTCTATATGAATGGATCAAGAACGAATCCAAATGTTCCAAAGGATATTTTTCAAGATTACGATATTGTATATGTTGTAACGGACACGTCTTCATTCATTAAAGATGAGCACTGGATTGAGATATATGGGGATGTACTTATGAAACAAGAACCAGATAAACTCGAAAAAGGCAAAGGTCTGGATGCAAATTTTGAGCGTACATACGCCTATTTGATGTTATTTACAGACGGGAATCGGATTGATCTGCGTATTCAAACAGCTGAGGCAATGCTTGAAGAGTATGGAGAAGATAAACTCACTATCCCACTATTGGATAAAGATGCTATTTTACCTTCTATACCACCACCCTCGGACCTCGACTATCACGTTAATAAACCAACAGAGGGGCAATATGATAGTTGCACTAATAATTTTTGGTGGTGTCTACAAAATGTTGCAAAAGGAATACGGCGTGATGAGCTACCCTATTCAAAATTAATGTTTGAATATACAACAAGGGTTGCTTTGGACGAGATGGTCAACTGGTGGATTGGAATAGAGAATGATTTTCAAGTTTCAACAGGAAAAATGGGAAAATACTTTAAGAAATACCTTCCTGAATCATATTGGGAGATGTACATAAACACGTACTCTGATTCAGACTATGAAAATATGTGGCAATCAGTTTTTATTGCTTGTAAATTGTTCCGAATTTTATCACATGATGTAGCTAATCACTTCCATTTTTCCTATCCTGTTGAGGATGATAACAATATGACGAAATACCTTAGACACTTAAGAGACTTGCCTGCTAACGCTAAGGAAATATTCTGATTGTGAAAAATCATTATTGGGTATATGAGTGAAGACCATTATACAGTTTGATATGTCTCGCATGTTAGAGGATATGAACTATTTTTATGGATGAAAGAACAATTTTTTAGGGGAAAACGGGCATAGTGTTGCATATACCATAAAGATTTAATTGGGTAGACTGTATGAGTGCGAAGTGAATTGGAGGCAATGAATATGAAACATTATGACGTCATTATTGTAGGAGCAGGATCGATAGGAATGTCGGCAGGCTATTTTTTAAGTAAAGAAGGAAAACGTGTTCTGCTACTTGATGCGCATGATCCGCCTCATACGATGGGAAGTCACGGTGGAGAAACACGGTTAATTCGTCATGCTTATGGGGAAGGGAGAGCATATACGCCACTTGCATTGAAATCTCAACAGCTTTGGGATGATCTCCAAGAGCAGACAGAGCTGCCAATTTTTCAGAAAACAGGTGTACTTAGCTTTGGCCCAGTGGATACGCCATTTCTAAAAGAAGCATTAGAGAGTGCTAAAGCGCATCATTTACAAGCTGAAAAATTAACGGAAGCAGAGATGAAAAGGCGCTGGGCAGGTCTTCAATTTCCAGAAGAAGGGCCATATATCGGTTGCTATGAGCCTGACGCAGGCGTGTTATTTGTTGAAAATTGTATTCAAACTTACCGAGAGCTAGCTTTACAGGAGGGAGCAGAACTTCTAACTGAAACCCCTGTCAAAGACGTTACGATGAGAGATGAGCAAGTATCTATTCAAACTAGCAAAACCTCTTATATAGCTGATGACGTGATAATCTGTGCAGGAGCTTGGAATAGAATGCTACTCCAAGGCGTTGATCTTATGCTCCCACTGCAACCGAAAAGGCAGGTCGTGGGCTGGTTTGAAGCCAATGATCAATTGTTTGGAAGTTGTGAAGGGTTTCCAGGTTTTTCAGCCCACACCCCTTCTGGTATTTTTTATGGTTTTCCTAGCATCGATGGAAGCGGAGTTAAGGTCGGCTGCCACGATTTTGGCCAAGTGACAGAGCCAGATGAGATGGTTAGAGAATTTGGGGTGTATGATGAAGATGAAGCTGTTCTTTCCCAGTTTTTAAAAACGTGGATGCCGGAAGCGGGAGGACATTTGAAAAAAGGACTTACGTGCTTGTACACAATGACACCTGATGAACATTTTATTATCGATACACATCCAAACAATAATCGTATCTTGATAGCAGCAGGGTTTTCAGGTCATGGCTTTAAATTTGCGAGCGGGATCGGCCATGAGCTAACGCAACACATCTTAAAAGGCAAGACAGAAATAGATCTCTCACTATTCAAATTAAATCGCCAAGCTTTAACAACTTGATAAACGGATACTCATGAGCCAGTAGCAAGTCATTGGAGGAGATTCAATGAGAGGTGACATGTAAGCAAACCTCATCCAATTTCCTAATATTACAGTTAATGAAGTAGAGGAAAACGAAGTGAATACCCATATAAATAGGGGAGTGCAAATAGATGACTTTTGACATTGTCCTGCCTATTTTTAATTGATTGAGAGATGACGTATGGATCTCATCTATCCCATATTAAATGTATTAAACTAAACTTAGGATCTGGGTTGTACTTGGTGAAATGTGTGACAAGTGTTTTAAGAGTGTGGATTAAATATAGTAAACTTAAAGCATTATAAGGGTGAGTCAAGCTATTAGTAAAGGAGATGTGAGAATGGAAGCAACGGAATTTAGCAGTAAGGTTGTTCTCATAACTGGCGCTGCATCAGGTATTGGTTTGGCAGCGGCCAAGAGATTCACTCAAGCTGGTGCTCACGTTTGTATGCTTGATATAAATGAACAGAGACTTAAAGAAGCAGAGAAAGACTTACAGTCTTATGGAACGGAGATATTGCCGATTGCCTGTGATATAAGTGATAACTGTGACGTTCAAGCTGCTATTGAGAAGGCGACAACATTATGGGATAGGTTGGACATTGTTTTTGCCAATGCTGGTATTGGGGGGATGATGGCGCCTATTGAACACATGACAGTGGCAGACTGGAAGAAAACAATTGATGTTGATTTAACTGGTTGTTTTTTAACGGTGAAGTATGCCATTCCATGGATGAAAAACCATGGGGGTTCTATTATTATGACGAGCTCTGTAAGCGGAAACAGAGTCTACTCACAACCAGGATTTAGTAGTTACAGCACAGCTAAGGCTGGTCAGACAGCATTTATGAAAATGGCAGCCTTAGAGTTAGGACAGTTTGGCATTCGCGTGAACGCTGTTTGTCCAGGTAGTGTGGACACTCATATAA
The DNA window shown above is from Salipaludibacillus agaradhaerens and carries:
- the solA gene encoding N-methyl-L-tryptophan oxidase, with amino-acid sequence MKHYDVIIVGAGSIGMSAGYFLSKEGKRVLLLDAHDPPHTMGSHGGETRLIRHAYGEGRAYTPLALKSQQLWDDLQEQTELPIFQKTGVLSFGPVDTPFLKEALESAKAHHLQAEKLTEAEMKRRWAGLQFPEEGPYIGCYEPDAGVLFVENCIQTYRELALQEGAELLTETPVKDVTMRDEQVSIQTSKTSYIADDVIICAGAWNRMLLQGVDLMLPLQPKRQVVGWFEANDQLFGSCEGFPGFSAHTPSGIFYGFPSIDGSGVKVGCHDFGQVTEPDEMVREFGVYDEDEAVLSQFLKTWMPEAGGHLKKGLTCLYTMTPDEHFIIDTHPNNNRILIAAGFSGHGFKFASGIGHELTQHILKGKTEIDLSLFKLNRQALTT
- a CDS encoding SDR family oxidoreductase yields the protein MEATEFSSKVVLITGAASGIGLAAAKRFTQAGAHVCMLDINEQRLKEAEKDLQSYGTEILPIACDISDNCDVQAAIEKATTLWDRLDIVFANAGIGGMMAPIEHMTVADWKKTIDVDLTGCFLTVKYAIPWMKNHGGSIIMTSSVSGNRVYSQPGFSSYSTAKAGQTAFMKMAALELGQFGIRVNAVCPGSVDTHITEQMRKHPEVDNISMQVAFPRGRQPLMQGSATADQVVDAVEFLASTKAGHITGTELYIDGGESLLQG
- a CDS encoding aminoglycoside 6-adenylyltransferase; this encodes MRNEQEMFELIISVAKNDERIRAVYMNGSRTNPNVPKDIFQDYDIVYVVTDTSSFIKDEHWIEIYGDVLMKQEPDKLEKGKGLDANFERTYAYLMLFTDGNRIDLRIQTAEAMLEEYGEDKLTIPLLDKDAILPSIPPPSDLDYHVNKPTEGQYDSCTNNFWWCLQNVAKGIRRDELPYSKLMFEYTTRVALDEMVNWWIGIENDFQVSTGKMGKYFKKYLPESYWEMYINTYSDSDYENMWQSVFIACKLFRILSHDVANHFHFSYPVEDDNNMTKYLRHLRDLPANAKEIF